The proteins below are encoded in one region of Pseudomonas helmanticensis:
- a CDS encoding RNA polymerase factor sigma-70, with amino-acid sequence MTEQVSTSRCDSPLLQAFVENRLILVKIAARITGCRSRAEDVVQDAFFRLQSAPPITSSIKAQLSYLFQIVRNLAIDHYRKQALEQKYAGPEEEGLNVVIQGASPETSHINFSTLEHIADALTELPSRTRYAFEMYRLHGVPQKDIAKELGVSPTLVNFMIRDALVHCRKVSSSRRDVVIAGRR; translated from the coding sequence ATGACGGAACAAGTATCCACAAGCAGGTGCGATTCACCGCTACTTCAGGCATTCGTCGAAAATCGACTGATTCTGGTCAAGATTGCAGCGCGCATTACCGGCTGCCGCTCGCGTGCCGAGGATGTGGTGCAGGATGCGTTTTTCCGACTGCAATCGGCACCACCGATCACGTCGTCGATCAAGGCCCAGCTGAGTTATCTGTTTCAGATCGTGCGCAACCTCGCCATCGATCACTACCGCAAACAGGCGCTCGAGCAGAAGTACGCCGGCCCTGAAGAGGAAGGGCTGAACGTGGTCATTCAGGGTGCTTCGCCGGAAACCTCACACATCAATTTCTCCACCCTGGAACACATCGCCGACGCGCTGACCGAGCTGCCGAGCCGGACCCGTTATGCGTTCGAGATGTATCGCCTGCACGGCGTGCCGCAGAAAGACATCGCCAAGGAACTGGGCGTTTCGCCGACCCTGGTCAACTTCATGATTCGCGATGCGCTGGTGCACTGCCGCAAGGTCTCGAGCAGTCGCCGCGATGTGGTGATTGCCGGTCGCCGGTAA
- a CDS encoding GNAT family N-acetyltransferase — protein sequence MSNLNELTALALPSGSQLIADATESRLSLSLDGQPLIRLRLDREAKGPIQIDERFALPPGQALWAACYWLFARDPDCQQLTWQLDQPPTEALLSGLLVSTEVAGEYRCERTLFWQLPQPWLGTSLTGSYPQQMVISQGKRHPLRPVKPRGEVYRRFDARLGAWISLRTVEIEEDLPRFNRWQNSPRVASFWQEEGSIEKHREYLSKLDTDPHTLTLIGCFDDQPFAYFEAYWAKEDRIAPFYDADNFDRGIHMLVGEEDHRGPHKVASWLSALVHYLFLDDPRTQRVVAEPRADNAKMIGHMQNQCFHCEKEFDFPHKRAALMILGRERFFDRCKLA from the coding sequence ATGTCCAATCTGAATGAACTGACTGCCCTTGCGTTGCCTTCGGGCAGTCAACTGATCGCTGATGCCACCGAAAGCCGTCTGAGCCTGAGCCTGGACGGGCAGCCGCTGATTCGCCTGCGCCTTGATCGTGAGGCCAAAGGGCCGATTCAGATCGATGAGCGTTTTGCCTTGCCGCCCGGGCAAGCGCTGTGGGCCGCCTGTTATTGGCTGTTCGCCCGCGATCCTGACTGCCAGCAATTGACCTGGCAACTGGATCAGCCGCCGACCGAAGCGTTGCTCAGCGGTTTGCTGGTAAGCACTGAAGTGGCCGGCGAATATCGCTGCGAACGCACGCTGTTCTGGCAACTGCCGCAACCGTGGCTCGGCACTTCGCTGACCGGCAGCTACCCGCAGCAAATGGTCATCAGCCAAGGCAAGCGCCATCCGCTGCGACCGGTGAAGCCGCGTGGTGAAGTCTATCGGCGTTTCGATGCGCGCCTGGGTGCGTGGATTTCCCTGCGAACCGTGGAGATCGAAGAAGATCTGCCGCGATTCAATCGCTGGCAGAACAGCCCTCGTGTCGCCAGTTTCTGGCAGGAGGAGGGCAGTATCGAAAAGCATCGTGAGTACCTGAGCAAACTCGACACCGATCCGCACACGCTAACGTTGATCGGCTGCTTCGATGATCAGCCGTTTGCCTATTTCGAGGCTTATTGGGCCAAGGAAGATCGCATCGCGCCGTTCTACGATGCCGATAACTTCGACCGTGGCATTCACATGCTGGTCGGCGAGGAAGATCACCGCGGCCCGCACAAAGTGGCGAGCTGGTTATCGGCGCTGGTGCATTACCTGTTTCTCGATGATCCGCGCACCCAGCGGGTGGTCGCCGAGCCGCGTGCCGATAACGCGAAGATGATTGGCCATATGCAGAATCAGTGCTTCCACTGCGAGAAGGAATTCGACTTCCCGCACAAGCGCGCGGCGTTGATGATTCTGGGGCGTGAGCGGTTTTTTGATCGGTGCAAGCTGGCCTGA